In one window of Cellulophaga sp. HaHa_2_95 DNA:
- a CDS encoding VCBS repeat-containing protein: MRKIYLFILPILTLFSCNYPKNENKLFELKGESTGITFQNKLAYTEELNPYTYRNFYNGGGVALGDINNDGLLDIYFTGNLVDNKLYLNKGNWEFEDITVSAGVSCSNVWSSGVTFVDINNDNLLDIYVCKAGPPSEHPNRHNELFINNGDLTFTEESKKYGLDIVGLSVQSAFFDYDKDGDLDCYLLNNSIRSVGGYDLIKDQRNVPTSQGNKLLKNENGIFLDVSNENNIYTSAIGFGLGITLSDFNGDSWTDIYISNDFFEKDYLYLNNKGLNFTEALEENFSSIPMGSMGADIADLDNDLLPDLMVTEMLPKTLDRKKTKASYDSWDKYSLAVKNGYYHQYPRNTLQRNMGDAGFMEISRFAEVDATEWSWGTLIFDIDNDGLKDIFVSNGIYKDLLDRDYLNYMANEETIRNMITNDKKVITKLIDLMPSNAVPNATFLNEGHFLFTESSSKLGLDQQSFSNGSAYGDLDNDGDVDLVINNVNMPSFIYENKSDSTVNKSIKIRFKGGNGNTNAIGAKVIAYYNNGKTSYHENYPSKGFQSSIAPEIVIGLGNTNKIDSLSIEWPENKKTILKNLRSNFTYTANQKDSKPYTFNKNPNNETNIKPSDTLVAFKHEENNYIDFKREQLLDRMTNNEGPSIAVADINNDNYQDLYIGGAKNQSGKLFLSNTDGTYKTIDSPFLQDKYSEDTDAVFFDSDNDGDLDLYVSSGGKAFSKYDYHLDDRLYINENNTYKKSTTLLPFPKRISSATVSVSDYDKDGDLDLFIGERYNPQVYGQPGSGYILKNNGNNNYSLDEQASLINIGMITASEWVDINNDTWPDLVVGGEWMPITVLINTKGKFSNQTSEYHLDNSIGIWTALKTIDVDNDGDLDIVAGNIGKNTFYKKGTTIFVSDFDLNGTTEQVICQKIENKYYPILDRDELLSQMPSLKKKILYYKDYSMADMTIIFSPEVLKNALKIELDTPYTTLFLNNENSFSENILPPEIQYSSVHAIEALDVDNDGLQDLFMGGNQFLIKPQFGKLDASKGWLLLNKMNDENYFGTVKALNIDGQIRDFKIIEHQTKTILTTGINNNYLLFHEIKLH, from the coding sequence ATGAGAAAAATATATCTATTTATACTACCTATTTTAACCCTATTTTCATGTAATTATCCAAAGAATGAAAATAAGTTATTCGAATTAAAAGGAGAATCTACAGGAATTACTTTTCAAAATAAATTAGCGTATACAGAAGAACTAAACCCTTATACCTATCGAAATTTTTATAATGGCGGCGGCGTAGCTTTGGGCGACATTAATAATGATGGATTACTAGACATCTATTTTACGGGAAATTTAGTAGACAATAAATTATACTTAAATAAAGGTAACTGGGAATTTGAGGATATCACTGTAAGTGCAGGCGTCTCTTGTTCTAATGTATGGTCTTCTGGCGTAACTTTCGTAGACATCAACAATGATAATTTATTAGATATTTACGTCTGCAAAGCGGGGCCACCTAGTGAGCATCCGAACAGACACAATGAATTATTTATTAACAACGGAGATCTAACATTCACAGAGGAATCAAAAAAATATGGGTTAGATATCGTAGGACTCTCAGTACAATCTGCATTCTTTGATTATGATAAAGATGGCGATTTAGACTGTTACCTACTAAATAATTCTATTAGGTCTGTAGGTGGGTATGATCTTATTAAAGATCAACGTAATGTTCCTACCTCTCAAGGGAACAAATTATTAAAAAACGAAAATGGAATATTTTTAGATGTTTCTAACGAGAACAACATTTATACAAGTGCTATTGGATTTGGACTAGGCATCACATTAAGTGATTTTAATGGCGATAGTTGGACAGACATATATATATCAAATGACTTTTTTGAAAAAGATTATTTATACCTTAATAATAAAGGATTAAACTTCACTGAAGCTTTAGAAGAAAACTTTTCTTCTATCCCAATGGGATCTATGGGGGCTGATATAGCCGACTTAGATAATGATTTACTTCCTGATCTTATGGTCACCGAAATGTTACCAAAAACCCTCGACCGGAAAAAAACTAAAGCATCTTATGACTCTTGGGATAAATACTCATTAGCCGTTAAAAATGGTTATTACCACCAATATCCTAGAAATACACTACAAAGAAATATGGGTGATGCTGGTTTTATGGAAATTAGTAGGTTCGCTGAAGTTGATGCTACAGAGTGGAGTTGGGGAACGCTCATTTTTGACATAGATAATGATGGACTAAAAGATATCTTTGTGAGCAATGGAATTTACAAGGATCTATTAGATAGGGATTACCTTAATTATATGGCTAATGAAGAAACCATTAGAAATATGATAACAAATGATAAGAAAGTCATCACAAAACTAATTGATTTAATGCCTTCAAATGCAGTACCTAATGCAACATTTTTAAATGAGGGTCACTTTTTATTTACAGAGTCCAGTAGTAAATTGGGATTAGACCAGCAAAGTTTTAGTAATGGTAGTGCTTATGGAGATTTAGATAATGATGGTGATGTAGATTTAGTAATTAACAATGTTAATATGCCTTCATTTATTTATGAAAATAAATCAGACTCTACCGTAAATAAAAGTATTAAAATTAGATTTAAAGGAGGTAATGGTAACACCAATGCTATAGGTGCAAAAGTTATTGCATATTATAATAATGGAAAGACTAGCTACCATGAGAACTACCCTTCAAAAGGCTTCCAGAGCTCTATTGCTCCTGAAATAGTCATTGGATTAGGTAATACCAACAAAATTGATAGTTTAAGTATTGAATGGCCAGAAAATAAAAAAACCATCTTAAAAAATTTGAGATCCAATTTCACATATACTGCTAATCAGAAAGACAGCAAGCCTTATACTTTCAATAAAAACCCCAATAACGAAACAAACATAAAACCTTCCGATACACTAGTTGCTTTTAAGCACGAAGAAAATAATTATATAGATTTTAAGAGAGAACAACTGTTGGATAGAATGACCAACAATGAAGGTCCATCCATAGCGGTTGCAGATATTAACAACGACAATTATCAGGACCTCTATATTGGAGGAGCTAAAAATCAATCTGGAAAATTATTTTTATCAAATACTGATGGCACCTATAAGACTATAGACAGTCCTTTTTTACAAGATAAATATTCTGAAGATACAGATGCTGTATTTTTTGACAGCGATAACGATGGTGACTTAGACCTTTATGTGTCCAGTGGTGGCAAAGCATTTTCAAAATATGACTATCATCTCGATGATCGATTATACATCAACGAAAATAATACATACAAAAAAAGCACTACATTACTCCCTTTTCCTAAAAGAATAAGTAGCGCCACAGTAAGCGTTTCCGATTATGATAAAGATGGAGATTTAGACCTATTTATAGGTGAAAGATATAACCCCCAAGTATATGGACAACCTGGCTCAGGATATATTTTAAAGAACAATGGAAACAACAATTATAGCCTTGATGAACAAGCTTCTTTAATTAATATAGGGATGATCACTGCATCTGAATGGGTAGATATCAATAATGATACATGGCCAGATCTAGTTGTAGGTGGTGAATGGATGCCCATCACTGTATTAATTAATACAAAGGGAAAATTCTCGAATCAAACATCAGAATATCACTTAGATAATTCAATAGGCATATGGACTGCCTTGAAAACTATAGATGTTGATAATGATGGCGATCTAGACATCGTAGCAGGTAATATTGGTAAAAATACTTTTTACAAAAAAGGCACCACTATTTTCGTTAGCGATTTTGACCTTAATGGCACCACTGAACAGGTAATTTGCCAGAAAATTGAAAATAAATATTACCCTATACTTGATAGAGATGAATTACTATCACAAATGCCATCTTTGAAAAAAAAGATCCTGTATTACAAAGATTATTCAATGGCAGACATGACTATAATTTTTTCTCCTGAAGTATTAAAAAACGCTCTAAAGATAGAATTAGACACTCCCTACACTACTTTGTTTTTAAATAATGAAAATTCGTTTTCAGAAAATATCCTTCCTCCAGAAATTCAATATTCATCGGTGCATGCCATAGAAGCTTTGGATGTAGACAACGATGGGTTACAAGATCTATTTATGGGAGGGAATCAATTTCTAATAAAACCACAATTTGGTAAATTAGATGCATCCAAGGGCTGGTTGTTATTGAATAAAATGAATGATGAAAATTATTTTGGAACAGTAAAGGCTTTAAATATTGATGGCCAAATAAGAGATTTTAAAATAATTGAACATCAGACTAAAACTATTTTAACTACAGGTATTAATAATAATTATTTGTTATTTCATGAAATCAAATTACACTAA
- a CDS encoding RagB/SusD family nutrient uptake outer membrane protein has product MKNIYKLFLMCGALVAISACTDLEETLVGEVDAPFNGEEPTFGTFDGGGSGPSDAVSSAYNQLRESGSANHGGYWSVQSVSTDEMAVTQKGGDWYDGGIWIDMHRHTYGPGNGPVNDTWGAQYSAIGACNTALAAGTLDDNQTAQVRALRAFFYLRLLDLYGRVKIVTTPGEDAPQATRAAVFNFVESELLGALGVAAITPTMDLSASPLTTAPDPYRINQYAALGLLAKLYLNAEVYAGTPRYTEAATAAGYVIDNGGYVLCDDGCATPNVAQRPSVASDPDELEGYAAVFAPNNQNNPEIIWSIAYDNVTGTNMNFAQMTLHYSSQFTWNLQNQPWNGYSALEDFYNSYDDTDERKSANFIVGAQSDYEGSVILDYAATGDDLELNYSTDINELEPNASRKGGARLGKFSFRQGQRDNMDNDFPIVRLGDLYLIRAEGIARAAGAWSLALPDVNTIRARAGLTDALGSLTAEEFLAERGREMFMEVTRRSDLIRFGKYNDAWWEKPTSAASKNVFPIPQEQIDASNGTLTQNPGY; this is encoded by the coding sequence ATGAAAAATATATATAAATTATTTTTAATGTGCGGCGCACTTGTAGCTATAAGTGCCTGTACGGATTTAGAAGAAACCTTAGTAGGTGAGGTTGATGCTCCATTTAACGGAGAAGAACCAACTTTTGGAACCTTCGATGGTGGAGGATCAGGACCCAGTGATGCTGTAAGTTCTGCATATAATCAGTTGAGAGAATCAGGCTCTGCAAATCATGGCGGATATTGGTCAGTGCAATCTGTTTCTACTGATGAAATGGCAGTAACCCAAAAAGGTGGTGACTGGTATGATGGCGGTATTTGGATTGATATGCATAGACATACATACGGCCCAGGTAACGGACCAGTAAATGATACATGGGGAGCTCAATACTCCGCAATAGGAGCATGTAATACTGCATTAGCTGCTGGGACACTAGATGACAACCAGACAGCTCAAGTAAGAGCATTACGTGCATTCTTTTACTTGCGTTTATTAGATTTATATGGTAGAGTAAAAATTGTAACAACACCGGGAGAAGATGCACCTCAAGCAACAAGAGCTGCTGTTTTCAATTTTGTTGAATCTGAGCTTTTAGGAGCTTTAGGTGTTGCAGCAATTACTCCAACTATGGATTTATCTGCAAGCCCTTTAACTACTGCGCCAGATCCTTATAGAATTAATCAATATGCCGCATTAGGTTTATTGGCTAAATTATATTTAAATGCCGAAGTATATGCAGGAACACCTAGATATACTGAAGCAGCAACAGCTGCAGGCTATGTAATTGACAATGGTGGTTATGTTTTATGTGATGATGGTTGTGCTACACCTAATGTTGCACAAAGACCTTCTGTTGCAAGTGACCCAGATGAGTTAGAAGGTTATGCTGCCGTATTTGCACCTAACAACCAAAATAATCCAGAAATAATTTGGTCAATTGCCTATGACAATGTTACCGGTACAAATATGAATTTCGCACAAATGACACTACATTATTCTAGCCAATTTACTTGGAATTTACAAAATCAACCTTGGAACGGTTACTCCGCTTTAGAAGATTTTTATAATTCTTATGATGATACGGATGAAAGAAAGTCTGCCAACTTTATCGTTGGTGCACAATCAGATTACGAAGGATCTGTAATTTTGGATTACGCGGCAACAGGCGATGATTTAGAATTAAATTATTCAACAGATATTAATGAACTTGAGCCAAATGCATCTAGAAAAGGTGGAGCACGTTTAGGTAAGTTTAGCTTTAGACAAGGACAAAGAGATAACATGGATAATGACTTTCCAATTGTTCGTCTTGGAGATTTATACCTAATCAGAGCTGAAGGAATTGCAAGAGCGGCAGGAGCTTGGTCTTTAGCTTTACCAGATGTAAACACTATTAGAGCAAGAGCTGGTTTAACAGATGCTTTAGGATCTTTAACTGCAGAAGAGTTTTTAGCAGAAAGAGGTAGAGAAATGTTTATGGAAGTAACAAGAAGATCCGATCTTATCAGATTTGGAAAATATAATGATGCTTGGTGGGAAAAGCCAACATCTGCTGCATCTAAAAATGTATTCCCAATACCTCAAGAACAAATTGATGCTAGTAACGGAACTTTAACACAGAACCCTGGCTACTAG
- a CDS encoding SusC/RagA family TonB-linked outer membrane protein, translating into MKIKLFKSLLIAGAFLCFGMIQAQEVSGTVSDASGPLPGASVLVKGTTNGTQTDFDGNFSLNNVASDAILVFSYIGYKTSEVVVNGKATIDVTLAEDAQALAEVVIVGYGTTTKKEITSAVTQVSEEEFNKGTINNPSELLQGKVAGLSIYNKGGNPNEDAVIRLRGISTVGSNSQPLVVIDGVIGASLNNIDPSDIASMTVLKDGSAAAIYGSRGSSGVIIVTTKSGRAGSTEVSYNGSVASSSISNTIDRMSASEFATAGGTDLGSNIDWLDLVTRNAISNIHNVSISGGQELTNFRLSTNFRDAQGILDKSGFDQFNTRFNATTSILDDKLKIDFNASYTKRDSDFGFNEALRYAILYNPTAPVLGVNSPYPYNAEPYGGYFETLGLFDSFNPVSIVDQNTNTGSRNEFTYSANFKYSVSNDLVLNAIYSEQTSKYTNSEYYRTTSLFRGAATSPLRKGLARITSGESRFKLFEAYGDYNFNPIDDLNMKFTAGYSWQQESTNSYFLSAGDFPNDDLAYIDALEWSQDKINAGQIDISSDRSPDQKIIAFFGRMNATFDDAIYFNASIRREGSTKLGENNKWGLFPALGLGVDLNKYLNLNNTELFKVRLGYGVTGSLPSDYGLANARFEPTADLLSTNQVTDANPDLKWEEKAETNLGFEYNSGRLSTTLDLYTRTVSDFILERAVDVAVYPTGSRVENGGDLSTKGFELAVNYDIVKKDDFTYNSGLVLSSYKTELEKFDATTLRGNLGAPGQNETAVILVAPGQAIGEIWGPIWTGDIVDGSQTFVDVNGDGTIQADQLISNIIDEDGDGVRDGDLAKLGKGIPDFELGWSHSITYKNWDFNAFFRGAFGHSLVNNFRVFYEPRVGSQGSYNFVNTELAEPTITNAKFSSLYVEKADFVKLDNLSVGYRFNMGENKYIKGLRVSLSGQNLFTITGYTGADPEPSLADKGSIDNGGFLGLNADPLTPGIDRRYNYFASRTVTLGVNVNF; encoded by the coding sequence ATGAAGATTAAGCTATTTAAAAGCTTGCTTATTGCTGGGGCATTTCTATGCTTTGGCATGATACAAGCACAGGAGGTATCAGGAACCGTTTCTGATGCTAGTGGACCTCTACCTGGAGCGAGTGTTCTAGTAAAAGGTACGACAAACGGAACTCAAACCGATTTTGACGGGAATTTTTCATTAAACAACGTAGCCTCTGATGCTATACTAGTATTTAGTTATATAGGATATAAGACATCCGAAGTTGTTGTAAATGGAAAAGCAACTATTGATGTAACTTTAGCCGAGGATGCGCAAGCCCTTGCCGAAGTTGTTATCGTAGGTTACGGTACTACGACCAAAAAAGAAATAACTTCAGCAGTAACTCAAGTAAGTGAAGAAGAGTTTAACAAAGGGACAATAAACAATCCTTCCGAGTTACTTCAAGGTAAAGTTGCAGGTTTAAGTATCTACAACAAAGGTGGTAATCCAAATGAAGACGCTGTTATTCGTTTAAGAGGTATTTCTACAGTAGGTTCAAACTCACAACCATTGGTAGTTATTGATGGCGTAATTGGCGCCTCATTAAATAACATTGACCCGAGTGATATTGCGAGCATGACCGTTTTAAAAGATGGTTCTGCAGCTGCAATCTACGGATCAAGAGGTTCTAGTGGTGTAATTATTGTGACCACTAAAAGTGGAAGAGCTGGTTCTACAGAGGTTAGTTATAACGGATCTGTAGCTTCTTCTTCAATTTCAAATACAATTGATAGAATGTCTGCTAGCGAGTTCGCTACTGCAGGAGGAACAGATTTAGGGAGTAATATAGACTGGCTAGATTTAGTCACAAGAAATGCTATCTCTAATATCCACAATGTTTCTATCTCTGGTGGACAAGAATTAACTAACTTCAGATTATCTACTAACTTTAGAGATGCTCAAGGTATATTAGACAAATCAGGGTTTGATCAATTTAATACTAGGTTTAACGCAACTACGTCTATTTTAGATGATAAACTTAAGATAGACTTCAATGCTTCTTATACTAAAAGAGATTCTGATTTCGGTTTTAATGAAGCATTACGTTATGCTATTCTTTACAATCCAACTGCTCCTGTATTAGGAGTTAATTCTCCTTACCCTTACAACGCAGAACCTTATGGAGGATATTTTGAGACTTTAGGTTTATTTGATAGTTTTAACCCAGTTTCTATTGTAGATCAAAATACAAACACAGGAAGCCGTAATGAATTTACGTATAGCGCAAATTTCAAGTACTCTGTATCAAATGATTTAGTACTAAATGCAATATACTCAGAACAAACTTCAAAATATACAAATTCAGAATATTACAGAACTACTTCATTATTTAGAGGTGCAGCAACTAGCCCACTTCGTAAAGGTTTAGCTAGAATAACTTCTGGTGAAAGTAGATTCAAGTTGTTTGAAGCATATGGGGATTACAACTTTAATCCTATTGATGATTTAAATATGAAATTTACGGCTGGATATTCTTGGCAACAAGAAAGCACTAATAGCTATTTCTTATCTGCAGGAGATTTTCCAAACGATGATCTTGCATATATAGATGCTTTAGAATGGTCTCAGGACAAAATTAATGCTGGTCAAATAGATATTAGCAGTGACCGCTCTCCTGATCAGAAAATCATTGCTTTCTTTGGTAGAATGAATGCTACTTTTGATGATGCAATTTATTTCAACGCTTCTATCCGTAGAGAAGGTTCTACTAAATTAGGAGAAAATAATAAATGGGGTCTATTCCCTGCTTTAGGTTTAGGTGTAGATTTGAACAAATACTTAAATTTAAATAATACAGAATTATTTAAAGTACGTTTAGGTTATGGTGTTACAGGTTCTTTACCTTCAGATTACGGTTTAGCAAATGCTAGATTTGAACCAACTGCAGATTTATTAAGTACCAACCAAGTAACAGATGCAAACCCTGATTTAAAATGGGAGGAAAAAGCTGAAACAAACTTAGGATTTGAATACAACTCTGGTCGCTTATCTACAACTTTAGATTTATATACGCGTACTGTATCTGATTTCATATTGGAAAGAGCAGTAGATGTTGCTGTATACCCAACAGGTAGTCGTGTTGAAAACGGTGGAGATTTATCTACTAAAGGTTTTGAACTAGCTGTTAATTATGATATCGTAAAAAAAGATGATTTCACATATAATTCAGGTTTAGTTCTATCTAGCTACAAAACAGAATTAGAAAAATTTGACGCCACTACACTTAGAGGAAACTTAGGAGCCCCTGGTCAGAATGAAACTGCAGTAATCTTAGTTGCTCCGGGACAAGCGATTGGAGAAATATGGGGACCTATCTGGACTGGAGATATCGTTGATGGAAGTCAGACTTTTGTAGATGTAAACGGTGATGGTACTATTCAAGCAGATCAATTAATTAGCAATATTATTGATGAAGATGGTGACGGGGTACGTGATGGTGATTTAGCTAAATTAGGAAAAGGTATTCCTGATTTTGAATTAGGTTGGTCTCACTCAATTACCTATAAAAACTGGGATTTTAATGCCTTCTTTAGAGGTGCATTTGGTCACAGCTTGGTAAACAACTTTAGAGTATTCTACGAACCAAGAGTTGGTAGTCAAGGATCGTATAACTTCGTTAACACTGAATTAGCAGAACCAACTATAACAAATGCTAAATTTAGTTCTCTATATGTTGAAAAAGCAGATTTCGTGAAATTAGATAACCTATCAGTAGGTTATAGATTTAACATGGGAGAAAATAAATATATCAAAGGATTAAGAGTTTCTTTAAGTGGTCAAAACTTATTTACTATCACTGGCTATACTGGCGCAGATCCTGAGCCATCTTTAGCTGATAAAGGTTCTATTGACAATGGTGGATTCTTAGGATTAAATGCTGACCCATTAACTCCTGGTATTGACAGAAGATACAATTATTTTGCATCTAGAACAGTAACCTTAGGTGTAAATGTTAACTTTTAA
- a CDS encoding LacI family DNA-binding transcriptional regulator — MLKRKITLKHIARELEVSISTVSKALKNSEEISRDTKEKIQAFAKLYNYKPNNIAISLKNKSTKNIAVIIPDIVHHFFTTVFHGIEKIANEKGYNVILCVSDESFDKEVINMEILANGSVDGFIMSLSSETQLKNDYNHLKELTEQGIPLVLFDRVTDQVACDKVLINDKDGAYRSVKKLIENGKKRIALVATEDYLSVSKERADGYFQALKEFNIAVEDNLILKLPSMSSVEGDAMESFLKKEKVDAVLCVNEIYAIHGMRIAQKLGFKIPEDIEFIGFTDGILSKFSNPTLTAVAQHGEKMGEISAEMLIEKIESENDVETYRTEILEPTIIERESTLNA; from the coding sequence ATGTTAAAGCGAAAAATAACACTAAAACACATTGCTAGAGAATTGGAAGTTTCGATTTCTACAGTTTCTAAGGCACTTAAAAATAGTGAAGAAATTAGCAGGGATACTAAGGAGAAAATTCAGGCCTTCGCAAAACTTTACAACTACAAACCAAACAATATTGCTATTAGCTTAAAGAATAAAAGCACTAAAAATATTGCGGTAATTATACCTGACATTGTTCATCATTTTTTTACTACTGTTTTCCATGGAATAGAAAAGATTGCCAATGAGAAAGGGTATAATGTAATTCTATGTGTATCTGATGAATCTTTTGATAAAGAAGTGATAAACATGGAAATTCTTGCCAATGGAAGTGTGGATGGTTTTATCATGTCCTTATCTTCTGAAACTCAGCTTAAGAATGATTATAACCATTTAAAGGAGCTTACGGAGCAAGGAATTCCTTTGGTTTTATTTGATCGGGTTACGGATCAAGTAGCATGTGATAAGGTGTTAATTAATGATAAGGATGGTGCCTACAGATCCGTAAAGAAGTTAATTGAAAATGGTAAAAAGCGAATAGCTTTGGTTGCTACAGAAGACTATTTAAGTGTGAGTAAAGAAAGGGCTGATGGTTATTTTCAGGCTTTAAAGGAGTTTAATATAGCGGTAGAAGATAACTTGATATTAAAATTACCTTCTATGAGTAGTGTAGAAGGAGATGCGATGGAATCCTTCCTTAAAAAAGAAAAGGTAGATGCTGTATTATGTGTAAATGAAATTTATGCGATTCACGGCATGCGGATTGCCCAAAAGCTTGGGTTTAAAATTCCGGAGGATATAGAATTTATCGGATTTACAGATGGAATTTTATCAAAATTTTCAAATCCTACATTAACTGCAGTGGCACAACACGGGGAGAAAATGGGAGAGATTTCTGCGGAAATGTTGATAGAGAAGATAGAAAGTGAAAATGATGTAGAAACCTATCGTACAGAAATTTTAGAGCCAACAATTATAGAACGAGAATCAACCTTAAATGCGTAA
- the pgmB gene encoding beta-phosphoglucomutase, protein MDKNSTGFIFDLDGVIVDTAKYHYLAWRKLANELGFEFTHEQNELFKGVSRKRCLEILLDIGGVKATQQQFDTWMVEKNVDYLAYIENMNASEILPDVPKVLEYLKNKNIPIALGSASKNAKPILEKVNLLSYFDIIVDGNNVTKAKPDPEVFLIAADQLGVKPSNCIVFEDAVAGIEAANAAGMISIGIGDADILNQATYNFNDFTEIELSFLDTLISQKY, encoded by the coding sequence ATGGATAAGAATAGTACAGGTTTCATATTTGATTTAGATGGTGTCATTGTTGATACGGCAAAATATCATTATTTGGCTTGGAGGAAACTGGCCAATGAATTAGGCTTTGAGTTTACTCATGAGCAAAATGAATTATTTAAAGGAGTAAGCAGAAAAAGATGTTTAGAAATTTTATTGGACATTGGTGGTGTTAAGGCTACGCAACAACAGTTTGATACGTGGATGGTGGAGAAAAATGTAGACTATCTAGCCTACATTGAAAATATGAATGCTTCAGAGATTTTACCAGATGTGCCCAAAGTACTAGAATATCTAAAGAATAAAAACATTCCTATTGCCTTAGGTTCTGCAAGTAAAAATGCAAAGCCTATTTTAGAGAAAGTAAATTTATTGTCTTATTTCGATATTATTGTAGATGGTAATAATGTTACAAAGGCTAAACCAGATCCGGAAGTTTTTTTGATTGCTGCAGATCAATTAGGGGTAAAGCCAAGCAACTGTATTGTTTTTGAAGATGCCGTAGCGGGAATAGAGGCTGCTAACGCTGCTGGAATGATCAGTATTGGTATCGGTGATGCCGATATTTTAAATCAGGCAACATATAATTTTAATGATTTTACAGAAATAGAGTTATCATTTTTAGACACACTTATTTCTCAAAAGTACTAA